The proteins below come from a single Mus musculus strain C57BL/6J chromosome 5, GRCm38.p6 C57BL/6J genomic window:
- the Ucn gene encoding urocortin preproprotein, which yields MIQRGRATLLVALLLLAQLRPESSQWSPAAAAATGVQDPNLRWSPGVRNQGGGVRALLLLLAERFPRRAGSEPAGERQRRDDPPLSIDLTFHLLRTLLELARTQSQRERAEQNRIIFDSVGK from the coding sequence ATGATACAGAGGGGACGCGCTACGCTCCTGGTGGCGTTGCTGCTCTTGGCACAGCTTCGCCCGGAGAGCAGCCAGTGGAGCCCAGCGGCTGCGGCGGCAACTGGGGTCCAGGATCCGAATCTGCGATGGAGCCCTGGAGTGCGGAATCAGGGCGGCGGCGTCCGCGCGCTCCTCTTGCTGTTAGCGGAGCGCTTCCCGCGCCGCGCAGGATCTGAGCCTGCGGGCGAGCGGCAGCGACGGGACGACCCTCCACTGTCCATCGACCTCACCTTCCACCTGCTGCGGACCCTGCTGGAGCTAGCTCGGACACAGAGCCAGCGCGAGCGCGCAGAGCAGAACCGCATCATATTCGATTCGGTGGGCAAGTGA
- the Mpv17 gene encoding protein Mpv17 isoform 2 (isoform 2 is encoded by transcript variant 3), which produces MALWRAYQRALAAHPWKVQVLTAGSLMGVGDMISQQLVERRGLQQHQAGRTLTMVSLGCGFVGPVVGGWYKVLDHLIPGTTKVHALKKMLLDQGGFAPCFLGCFLPLVGILNGMSAQDNWAKLKRLWPAVQLANFYLVPLHYRLAVVQCVAIVWNSYLSWKAHQF; this is translated from the exons ATGGCACTCTGGCGAGCATACCAGAGAGCCCTGGCAGCACATCCGTGGAAAGTCCAGGTTCTGACAGCTG GATCACTGATGGGCGTAGGTGACATGATCTCACAGCAGCTGGTGGAGAGGCGGGGTCTCCAGCAACACCAGGCAGGCCGCACTCTGACCATGGTATCCCTGGGCTGTGGCTTTGTG GGCCCTGTCGTCGGAGGCTGGTACAAAGTTTTAGACCACTTAATCCCGGGCACCACGAAGGTGCATGCACTGAAGAAGATGTTGTTAGATCAG GGGGGCTTTGCCCCATGTTTCCTAGGCTGCTTTCTCCCACTGGTCGGGATACTCAATGGAATGTCAGCCCAGGACAATTGGGCCAAACTGAAGCGG CTCTGGCCTGCTGTGCAGTTAGCCAACTTCTACCTGGTCCCCCTGCATTACAG GTTGGCTGTTGTCCAGTGTGTTGCTATTGTCTGGAACTCCTACCTATCCTGGAAGGCACATCAGTTCTAA
- the Mpv17 gene encoding protein Mpv17 isoform 1 (isoform 1 is encoded by transcript variant 1): MALWRAYQRALAAHPWKVQVLTAGSLMGVGDMISQQLVERRGLQQHQAGRTLTMVSLGCGFVGPVVGGWYKVLDHLIPGTTKVHALKKMLLDQGGFAPCFLGCFLPLVGILNGMSAQDNWAKLKRDYPDALITNYYLWPAVQLANFYLVPLHYRLAVVQCVAIVWNSYLSWKAHQF, encoded by the exons ATGGCACTCTGGCGAGCATACCAGAGAGCCCTGGCAGCACATCCGTGGAAAGTCCAGGTTCTGACAGCTG GATCACTGATGGGCGTAGGTGACATGATCTCACAGCAGCTGGTGGAGAGGCGGGGTCTCCAGCAACACCAGGCAGGCCGCACTCTGACCATGGTATCCCTGGGCTGTGGCTTTGTG GGCCCTGTCGTCGGAGGCTGGTACAAAGTTTTAGACCACTTAATCCCGGGCACCACGAAGGTGCATGCACTGAAGAAGATGTTGTTAGATCAG GGGGGCTTTGCCCCATGTTTCCTAGGCTGCTTTCTCCCACTGGTCGGGATACTCAATGGAATGTCAGCCCAGGACAATTGGGCCAAACTGAAGCGG GACTACCCTGATGCCCTCATCACCAACTACTAT CTCTGGCCTGCTGTGCAGTTAGCCAACTTCTACCTGGTCCCCCTGCATTACAG GTTGGCTGTTGTCCAGTGTGTTGCTATTGTCTGGAACTCCTACCTATCCTGGAAGGCACATCAGTTCTAA
- the Mpv17 gene encoding protein Mpv17 isoform 3 (isoform 3 is encoded by transcript variant 5), with protein MALWRAYQRALAAHPWKVQVLTAGSLMGVGDMISQQLVERRGLQQHQAGRTLTMVSLGCGFVGPVVGGWYKVLDHLIPGTTKVHALKKMLLDQGGFAPCFLGCFLPLVGILNGMSAQDNWAKLKRDYPDALITNYYVRLWPAVQLANFYLVPLHYRLAVVQCVAIVWNSYLSWKAHQF; from the exons ATGGCACTCTGGCGAGCATACCAGAGAGCCCTGGCAGCACATCCGTGGAAAGTCCAGGTTCTGACAGCTG GATCACTGATGGGCGTAGGTGACATGATCTCACAGCAGCTGGTGGAGAGGCGGGGTCTCCAGCAACACCAGGCAGGCCGCACTCTGACCATGGTATCCCTGGGCTGTGGCTTTGTG GGCCCTGTCGTCGGAGGCTGGTACAAAGTTTTAGACCACTTAATCCCGGGCACCACGAAGGTGCATGCACTGAAGAAGATGTTGTTAGATCAG GGGGGCTTTGCCCCATGTTTCCTAGGCTGCTTTCTCCCACTGGTCGGGATACTCAATGGAATGTCAGCCCAGGACAATTGGGCCAAACTGAAGCGG GACTACCCTGATGCCCTCATCACCAACTACTATGTAAGA CTCTGGCCTGCTGTGCAGTTAGCCAACTTCTACCTGGTCCCCCTGCATTACAG GTTGGCTGTTGTCCAGTGTGTTGCTATTGTCTGGAACTCCTACCTATCCTGGAAGGCACATCAGTTCTAA